The Engystomops pustulosus chromosome 7, aEngPut4.maternal, whole genome shotgun sequence DNA window CCATTTATGAATGTACCTTTACTAAGCCTAATTTCCTACAAGCAGCCTATAAATATAGAGAAACCAACACATCCCTTTCCCTTTATATTCAAAATTGACTTTGCACCTTTCAGTAACCAGCTTGAATGTGACGGTTTGTATAAAAGCTGTAAGAATTAACAGTACATAAATCATGGCTCTTTGATGGAGACAGGCGTGACTTAGGTCATGTACAATGCCTGCGTTGTGGGCTCCTGGCCTCTCCTCTTCTGTGCACCGTTGCTGTGATGCAGTGAAAGCCTGGGATATCTCCTCCATTATTCCTGCTCAGCCATTTAGAAAACCTAAAAGACAAGAAAAAAACTGAACGATTGGGTCTTATAAATAATTAGTAGTCGTGTTGTGAAGGGAAGGGATGATTTATTAATGAATGACTCCACAGGAGAGGAAGGGCCCGAGTGACGCTACAATGAAGGAAACTGCTCTCATTAGTGTGTTATCGGAGGTTTGGATAGGTTTCTATCTATTATTCACTATAGCAAGGGGACGGTGCAAGAGAAAGATTAAACTCGAGGGACCTGTACAGTATGTGCAAGTTATTTCTGCCTTGTAGGAATTTTATACCCCCCTCCCACCTCCATTAGAGTGGGTCAGAAAGAAGGCAGCTGCAATAAGGAAATAAAAGGATAAAGTGGAAAAAATGCTTTTAGATGCATAAAACTTAGCATTGGAAGGCCCCAAAGAAGATGGTAAATTTATAAAACGCTCTCTTGGCCATGACAGCTGTTAAAATATAaacattacacaaaaaaaaaacaactcataCCTCACAGCAACATTCACAATTCATCTGGTTAACAGCTAGATTTTGCAACATTATATTGCTTTAAATGATCACtaactttttaataaaactttGCCTAAATCAGCTAAAAGAAAATGTGGAGGATATTTTGGCAGAGAAAAGAGTACTGCCAAATGCTCCCTCCCTTTCCAGCAACTTGACATCCTCTCTGAAATGTCTGTTGAATCTAGTAAAAGAAAGACAAAAAGTTCACATACATGTCAAATTATATAGAAGTCTACGGAGAGGGGAAGGGAAAGCAGCGTGTCATAGCAGCTAGGCCCAAACACAGCAGGCAGCACTCACCGGTATAGATGAAGTAGAAAAGCCAGATTACATAAGGAATTACAGTTATTATGTACAAACACTGTACTAGTGCTGCAAAGATATCAAAATGTTTATAGATTATTATTAAATACATTTCCCAAGCAAACTTTAGTATTCCATCTTATCCtggttttagaattttttttacaacatGTCTGACAAGAGGAACAGCCCTGTTGGAAACATGGCATAGCTTTAGACGTAGCAACGTGCACCATTATTTAGACTACCTTCTATTTATCCAATATAAAGTTACAGTCCATTCATCATAAGTAGCATAATTGTGAGTGAAGCTCTGCAGTATAAAGCAAGCTGTAACCCTGGATcagtgatacactgtatacacagttATCATTTTATGAAGATTATATGTACAGGCACAGTTTTGTCCTAACTCATGAACAGACCGTAATGTAAGTAAAGGAATAACACTATATCATGTGGCAGTCCTATTTTATTTTCAGTACTGAAGAACTTACCGTAATATTTTGGCGCTCTACTCATAATAATATCCCACCGTAATAAATGCCAGATAAAAGATAAGGAACATTTAGGGTCTATCAGGGTCAATTGATACTTTATTTGCAGTAATCAAGACATCTTAGAAAACGTGAGAGAATATCTTGGTAAAAGAGTCCGGGTCCGTATTACTGAAGCATTTTAACATCACAACCCTAAATAACCCTAAGTAGATTGAAGGAAATGACTTTGGATTCTTTGATGCAAGAGGTCACCTTTAACAAGGAATCGATCGGCAACAGCTTTATTTTGAAGGTCCATGCTTCCAACGCTCAAAACACCATCTACCCCACTGTAACATTGCCCTTCATGCCTCCCCATGACTAAACTAAATCTGCTACAGACTGTTTGGCTGCACAGGACAACAAAGCACTGCACTGGGAAAGGAGGACAACAAAGTGGCAGCACTGGGTGGTTTTTGCACCAATCACCTCATTGAAAACTTCAAAAAATAGCATAGGACTGGCcacataaaacttaacttttaatattatatatGCTAAAAATCACTTTAGTAAAGACACAATGATAAACACAATACTTTAAAAAATGGAGCAGTCTTACCAAATATATACAGGTATCTCCCTCCTAGGTCCCTTATAGAAATACATATCTCGAATCCTGTCGCCCGAACTGGTAAGACTGctccattttttaaattattgtgtTTATCATTGTGTCTTTACTAATGAAGTGATTTTTATCatatataatattaaaagttaagttttatgtgGCCAGTCCTATGCTATTTTTTGAGGTTGCCTGAAGGCCAGGACAGTGTTAGTGGATAATCACTAGAGATTTGGCTTTATTGTGCCAATCACCTCAttggaaaaaagaaaatatatctgCCTCAACAGTTTGAACGATCAAAAAAAAGGTATTCCTATACTACATAGCCATATGGTTAGTTTTATAGGGATGGTGTACTAAATAGATTCCCTATACAACTTTATGTGGCGTCTTTCTTGATGGATGTTTGTACTCCATAGGTTCAACCCCTAAGACAGGGTAACCCCAGGGTAACTAAGAAATACTATTTCACTGATCATGTAAACGTTGCATGTAGAAAGTTTGTATAACCAGCCATGTCAAGCAAGACAGACAACGTTCGTCTAAGCATCTTCTTGGATAGTTATTCTATCAGTCAAATCCATTGGCTTGGCAAGTGGTCCTCATGACCTCATGGCCCTCAACATGAACTTTCCTCTGTGCTCACCATTGCCACCTATCATGCAAATCACTTTATCAAAACAAGCAGGCCTAAAGGGGAAAGCGCTTTTGAAAAATTGACACAAACTCTCACAGCTTCACGCTGCATGAACATATATCGCAATTTACTTGAAATTATTTTGGCATGTCCATTCAGGTCAGTGATTCTTGGTGCAGTCCAGTAAATCCCACATGCATAGGGAGCAAGCTTATCAGACCCAACAGGCTCGTGGGCACAAGCTTTAGTAAGGCTTGTGTGTGGTGTGCCAAATCTACATAAACTGCAGtgccaacctttttttttttttaacaccaacTTTTAgtgcttaccgtatatactcaagtataagcctaactaggcttatactcgggtctataaaacaaattaacactgtactcactttTTAATCACTTCGGATCCTCCAGCTCCTTTGGGTAACAGCACAAACACAGACGTTGGGAAGCAGTTGAAGTGACTGAGCGTGCCGGCCATGCGAGGACCAGATGAGGAGTCGGAGgacctgaagcaagaagaggacctgcgcgggGGCTTCGGGAAGGCGAGTACAgtgttcattgtttttttttttaatagaccccAGTATAAACTCAGGGCAGGGCTGGAcgattatatactggaggggggggggctgttctggctatatactgggggtcaggggctggctggctataaactggggtgcatgaggttggcaggctatatactggggctggtcaGTTTTATACTTGTTGGAGGCTGTGACCACTGTgtttcccactctaggcttattCTCGAGGTTAacccagtttttttgttttaaaattaggtgcttcggcttatactcaagtatatacggtaagttttaTTCAACAAGTGCTGCCACAGTGGCCCTTGCCCAAGCACCTGTCACTGTAGTGGACAAATTCTTTGTGGAAGACCTTGTCAGAATTCTGGTGTAAACAGTAGTACAACGCTCTAGTACCTTTACTATTTGGAGTAGTGACCTGAATGGCAATGGAATGTCGCGTTATATTTATTGCCCTACAAACATGGCACAACTTACGACAATCCAGGGATTTGCTGCAGCAGGGACTTGAACAGCAATGGAACATTGCAAGAAGTAATCGCTAGGGAGCTACTACTGCTGGAACAGACTACCTGTATATGGTGACTAAGATTTCAGGaggaataaaactttattaatatgtCTGCTTGCATCCACATCCACATACTCTTGAACATGTCCTCAGTCGGATTTTGCAAAGCAGCTGCATTCACTTTAATAAGGCAGAGTTACAATACCAGTCATGATAGTAATGCAGTTgcaagtaactcacaggtttctgTTGGTAGAGCCATCTGAGAGTCATTCTACCATTTGTTAAGTAGTAACTCATCAAATTCATTGTATGTAATGGAATTCCACTCTGTAACAGAGTACCTAAATTAGCACCATAAAATGAGCTGAAGAAGGATTGTTTTTGGTTCCTAGCACCTTTACATTACTTACATAAAATGCAAGATACCAGAAGGTTGACAGAGTGTCTTTATACAGCATTATCCACCTGAAACATTCAGTTTAATTAGTAGCCTTCCACTTGCACTGCCACCTACTAGGTGGAACTATGGTGTGGTTCTGTGATCTCTTTTACACACGTCATAATGGCAGAATTCTGTAAAAATTTGCACCCGCAATGTACAAACTTAACACTTTGGATAAAGGAGTCATCTTTTCAATAATTTACAAAGTAAGCGAGCATACACTGTTTGTAGCAAGTCTCCTGATTTCAATGCCTCCATTGTTCATCATTGGATTCCAGTCTTGCTGGATGATGTGTTATTTGCTTTTGTTGAGGCACTGATGGCATGTATGGTACTGTGTGGTTAATAACTTAAGAAAATTGGCCCATTGTTTTCCCTGAGATTAGCCGAGTAAACACTTTACTCATAGGTCCATATCAGAGAATGAGGTAAATGCTGTTTTACTGCTTTGTTGCATCAGGTTCTTCAGTCTTCTCTTGATTCCACTCTTTCAAGCCTTCAGGTAACGTGGTGTCCTCTTCAAAGCTTCCTGTCCCTTCTACAAACTCTTCATAGGAGGACTTCTCTGGGAAAGGCCTAGGACCTAAAAGGTCGATCATGTCCGATTTTTCCAAGACTTCCTTTTCCAGTAACCGTTTCCCCACCTgttggtcaaaaaaaaaaatagaaaaattactcTTTGTGTCTTGCATGCAAGTAAAGTTATGCAAGTAAAGAAGGTTACTTAATATAACTAGTTACTTTTGGGTATGAGCATGGCCCAGTGCACGTTACAGCTGTGGCCTCATTTAGGCCCTGTTGTATAAAAGCAAATATGTACAAGGGGAATCAATTACCATACAGAGTACACCAATCTCCTTTTGGTCTCATTGGTAGATAGTGAAGATCCCACACTATTTCGATCCAGCGACAGGACAAACTCACCAATATTGTCAAGAACAATGCTCCATGCTTTTATAATGGACCATAAACATGTGACAATATCCAAACAGCTTTAAAATAAGCCAATGTGTTTCAAACACACATGGCCTCTGTCAACATACTGTAGTTAATGGGCAAACCATTAATGGGTAATTGAAACCTTTTCTAGTTTTTACAGTCAATGAAAGGCTCAGAAGTATCTAAACAATAGTAACCCATGACTGAATCCTATTGGATATAATAATCCCCACTAGTCAAGGAAGGAAACTCTGGAAATCAGTGACTCGCACAGGGACTAAGAAACACCAGGACAATCCATACCTGAATACACCAATTCTAGTAATACAAAGCTCACAACCATCATGATGAGGAATCCCCTTACCTTTTCTACCTCATCCCGGCAGCGAGTTATCAGCTCCACAGTTCTCTGATAAGCAGAGTTGATGAGGTCCCTGGCCTCCTGGTCAATAAGCTCTGCTGTTGCTTCACTATAGGGTCTGTCTGCAATCATTTCCCCCTGACGTCCAAGGTCAAATGACACCTGACCCAACTTTTTGCTCATTCCAAATGTCACAATCTGTAATGACAAGCaaattaaaagttattaaaaaacaccttaaacatatttatataatttacCTTGTCCTCACCTGTGCATACGCAGTCTGTGTGACCTTCTTGAGGTCATCCTGTGCTCCAGTTGTGATGCGACCAAAGAAGATCTGTTCAGCCACACGGCCCCCAAGCATCATGCACATACGATCAAATAACTGTTCCTTGGTGTATAGATATTGCTCCTTCGGGAGGTATTGTGCATAGCCTAAGCCTTTCCCTCGAGGAATGATCGAAACCTAGATGTGGATGAAGTGAGATTTACCTTGTGCTTTGCCTTGCAATCTACCTTGGGTATTATTTAACAGTGTTAtacaaataattcctttatttatatagtgcacacagattatgcagcaattttataaaaaaaaaaaaaaaataatacatataaaaagatttaatattGTGCCTATTTTTTAACACTTCTATGATACGTCTGCCACTGCTCTTGAAAACAATGGTGGGGAATTTATTGAGACTGGCGCATTGTGCATTAGCCCAAAACACTCCCAAGTCTGTTATTGCATCAATGGAGCAAGGCAGGATATCAAAGAGGCCTATTTACATGAACCCATTTTTCCTTCAAACAAAACCGGACACTGaaatcagtcacttacagtaaAGGCCCTACCTTCCGAGTCGACTACTGTGCTTTTGTGACTTCACAAAAGTTCTAGCCTTAATTATGAACAAACCTCAGTTCTGGTCCTTCCTGCCTTTATAATAGCTTTCCACCAGGCTAGTATCCAGAAGTCAACCCACTCTAGGCAACACACAGAATTCATCTAGTTTCTGGTTCTTTGCCATGTCTCACAACATCACTGTTGGAGTCTTTATTCTTAAATTCCAGTGTTTACTCTTACCATCTGATTAGAACTATGCTAAAGGCAAGACAGCATTATTCTTTCAGGCTTCCCCACAGgaccaggaacattttttttttttttgattgatgtGATGAATGAGTCTCtgatgcatttttctttttttttccccattcttTCTTTCCTGCGGCATGGGCTTGATCATGGTCTTAGGCTACATTTTCTCACTTGCAAAGTCTCAGCACCATCTATTCTGTCTCAGTGTTGTCTGAAATGTCTGAATTGTTCTTCATTCTTTTTGGCCCTGTACCTTGATAAGGCAGTGCCTCAGCCAGCAATACATGGTTTCTAGGTAACAGCAGGAAGCACACGACTCTCCGAAAATGCACAGTGGTGCTCGGCTCACATAGCATAAGCTCACATAGCATAAGCTCACATAGCATAAGCTCACATAGCATAAGCTCACATAGCATAAGCTCACATGAGTCCAAGTGAGAACAGCTTGAGAATGTGCCAATGTAGCGCAAAACATCCCATTGCTTGGCCCTTGCACCCCTGCTGTACTGCATCCCTCTAAGAAAGTTGTTTGCACAAGATTTCGGTGAGTGCCGCCTACCTCCTTACAATTTGTGTATCTGTCTAATATTGACCTCTTGCTTCAGGAAGTGAGATATCCTTTTCATCATTCCAAAAGGGACAATATAAGTGAATGGCAGCTTCAAAAATGACCATCTCTTGATGAATTCATCTGGCTATTGGCAAGTCCTATTTGACCTAATTTACCACACTTTCAAAGTTTAACATGGTGCACCTATTTGCAACATCATCATTATCTATATATCCTCACCTTAGAGGAATCACAAAAATGCTATTATATAAACCCCTCTTGAAAACCGTGGGTCAAGGGATGATCAGTTTCTCTAATGAAACAGAAAAACTGAGCTTACAATACAGTTATGACTTTAGCCATAAGGTCACCTTGAGAAGAGGATCTGCATGTTCCAAGAACCAGCCAACAACTGCATGTCCAGCCTCATGATATGCCACTGTCCGCTTCTCATCTGGCTGAAGGACCTGAGTCTTTTTCTCCAGTCCTAAAAGCAAAAATGTTGTAACATTGGTTGTCATTTCCTTCTGCAGATCAAttacctcactcctgttgtttcaCAAATCTAtgttttactctgtaatgtcttattattgttatttgtatatataccccatcatcagtaaagtgctgcagaatatgatggagctGTATAAAGAGTTATTTAACAATTATAGTGCTCTACTCAAAAAGCTGCTGAATACATTCCAATTTATTGGCATCACTGTAAAAAGACAACTATACATATGGGGCAAAGTTGAGTcccatctaccatatatactcgtgtataagccgagtatatatgccacctcggcttatacatgagtcaataaaaaactGATATACTCACACTCCGGCGGTCCCGATGCTCAGCACGGCTCCacaatgtcggcgcggctcctcttctgtcttctgtacagcaggcagggacgcggccatgttatcttcctggccggcgcatactatgaagcGGACGCTAATGAGCTCGTAGTATGTGCCGGCCGGTAAATAACAATTTTGTATTAAGCTTAGTTTATGATGTCattattcattttttaatatatactttGAGTAGGTTATTTCTGACCTTACACTGGGAACAACTGCACCAAAAAGCGGCactgtttatttttatctatGGGTATTCTTAATATACTTATGGATATGTCAATACCCAATGAGTAGGTCTCAGCCCTGGAAACCCAACAAGAATCTTATTAATGCACAAAGTTCTGGAATATAAAACAGACATGAATCTCCATTGTTCTCACCTCCAATGACACGTTCAATGGCTTGCTCAAAGTGCTTCTCTACAACATACTCATTCAAGTGTCTTGCTGCAATAAGAGCTGCCTCATTGCAGACATTGGCGATATCAGCACCTAAGATCAGCAATGTAAGTCATCATTAATCAGCCAGAAAAGAGGAAGTACGCTCACCAAaagaataataatcataataaataataataacaacgtcACCTGTAAATCCTGGAGTCAATGCAGCCAACTTTCTAGACAAATCGTCTTTGTTGAGGCTCTCGGGCAATTTTAAAGGGCGCAGATGAACCTTGAAAATCGAGGCTCTACCTTTTATATCAGGGGGGCCTGTAGGACAGAGAACTCTTGCTAGCAATCATGTTTCTCAAGACAATTATTTACATTACCAGTGATCCAAACTAATTTAGTACAGTAGAACAATTTGTCAGTGTTACACAAAGGAACAGAAGCCGGTATAAGCCCTTCTCCTTAAGACCTCTGACTTACCGATGAAGATTTGCCGATCAAATCGTCCTGGTCTCATTAAAGCTGGATCAAGTATATCTGCACGGTTGGTGCCCGCCAAGACTACCACATTTGTGTCAGAGTTAAAACCTGGAACAAAGGTAAATATAATTAATGAGCTCTGGCAGCACTATTTAATGCAAAATCAAGCGGTCACTTCTCCACCTATGTGTATTGCCATTTGATCTACTGTGCAATATGGACTACTGAAAAACCCAAGTGTGCTTCGGATGGATCTGAGTACTATGGACACTTGGTCATTTTATTCACCAACCAAGGGAGGGTTGGTGGTAAGGGCATGTTTATTGTTTATGTtgtttaaatatgaaaaaaatggaaaactcattgttggtttttcaataaaaatttattaaaaaaggaaaaaaacattatAGTCTGGATTATGGTCTACTAGATCAATGTCATCTAAGCTCTCCAGTGGCTACTGCAGAGATGTGGAGTGCGCTGTCATCCCGTAGCTGGTACTGTGCAGGGGGACAGTCATAGGCTTTAACCCTGCAGCTGCTCAAATAACTAACCAGATAGACTAACCAGAAAATGGCCCTAAAAGTGACACCATTAAAGGTTGTTTCTACCATTGAGGAGGTACAGGCATTCCCCAGGATACGcaaaggataggttctttaggtttgttctgaagttgaatttgtatgtcagttggaactgtatattttataacattgtagctgcagacaatttttttttgtcccagtgacaattggattttcaacattttttgctataaaaGGGACCCAGGAttatcattaaagcttcattacagacaccttacatctatcattgcagactgggactaaagtaaagcaaccagagagcttcaccagaggtcacagtgggcagagacgtCCGTACGTAACTAGGGGTtgactgtaagtcgggtgtagggGAAACACCTGTAGTCTGAAAATCACTGCGCTAATACAATGTACAGAAGAATAGGTGCCACAGTTGCTCTATGTTGCCCCCTGCTAGTTTTTTTAAGAATCCAAGATGCAGACTTCTTACACAAGACCCTGCATCATCTAATAATTCACAGATTACAGTGGTTCATGAAGCACAAAATTATATCCAGCAGGGTAGCTACCAAATAACTGGATTATCTGATCTGATATATCCGAGTGTGCAAATGACCATAATCTGTCCATATTACACAGTATTATCGTTGACCAATTGTGGCTCTAATGACTTGAACTCGCAGCATGATGATACCTTGTGGCCAACCATGCAGTGTTTATGAAAAGCTACGTAGCTTGTAGTGCTGCATCAGAACTATAGGCTAAGCACTCACCATCCATTTCTACTAGTAGCTGGTTTAAGGTATTTTCTTGCTCGCTGTGACCTCCAAAGGTCCCTTGTCCTCGTTTCCTGCCTACAGCATCAATCTCATCAATAAAAAGAATACAGGGAGCATTCTTACGAGCCATTGCAAACATGTCTCTCACCTATTAAACAATGAAAGAACAATTAAATTATGGaatgaaacctctaaaacaagaATGAAAATGCCCAATTTGAATATCTATATTAGAGAGATCCTATCCTATTGAACATGTAGTCCAATCTTCCAGCAACATGTTAAAGAGAAAATGAAGTTTTGTCGAAAAGATTGTTTGACTTATTAaaatatataggggatataggtcTATGAGATGGAATGCCCCCACCACAACAAAAAGAGCAGAAATTCaaataatcataaaatatacagaatatattccCATAACATCAATAtagcaatcttctcagctcctcctgctctataacaagaaaGCCTGCAGATTAGACTAGAGGTTCACTGTACAGGAtccatttaaataaaaatgtagacaaGCACCTGGCATCATCCTACAATAAACTTACCCTGGCTGGGCCAACTCCAACAAACATTTCAAGGAACTCTGACCCATTCACAGTTATAAATGGTACGTTAGCTTCTCCTGCAGTTGCCTTTGCAAGTAAGGTCTTGCCAGTACCTGGGGGTCCAGTGAGCATTGCTCCCTAATGAAGTTAAAAGAAATAAATCAAACCAGTCAGGTTATTGGTTGTCATAGTTAAAAAACTGTTTTATTGTAATCTTCCAtgtaaaaataagagaaaaacaaTTTGATTGGCGACTGAGATCCCACTAACTGATGGAATGATAGGTCCTGCATGCgtcttgctgctccattcaattttATGGGAGAGTCAGACCTGGGTTCCCAGCTCTCAAAGAGTCCTGTGCTTGGCAACTTCAAGCACTCCTATACATAGTGAATGGAAGAGCAGGAGATATTCTTCACCTGTTG harbors:
- the LOC140070656 gene encoding mitochondrial inner membrane m-AAA protease component AFG3L1-like, giving the protein MSPGLGRLFFSGAGRFYRAGWWRGLSCGAGARQSLRGSLVLHQNLRWKPSPVLSFMSSKPLRDQEKEPGSQGSGWNPKKNNGNRKEPTWWQRIQKGEFPWDDKDFRSLLFLAAGLITGFGIFYFRDSGKEISWKEFVHLYLERGRVDRLEIVNKQYVRVIPAHGASAEAQAWFNIGSVDSFERNLEMAQQDLGIEPADRIAVVYNTESDGSFLVSLIPSLLIIGYIFYSLRRGIMGSVRGGKSGGIFGVGETTAKMMKGNIDVKFRDVAGCEEAKLEIMEFVNFLKNPKQYHDLGAKIPRGAMLTGPPGTGKTLLAKATAGEANVPFITVNGSEFLEMFVGVGPARVRDMFAMARKNAPCILFIDEIDAVGRKRGQGTFGGHSEQENTLNQLLVEMDGFNSDTNVVVLAGTNRADILDPALMRPGRFDRQIFIGPPDIKGRASIFKVHLRPLKLPESLNKDDLSRKLAALTPGFTGADIANVCNEAALIAARHLNEYVVEKHFEQAIERVIGGLEKKTQVLQPDEKRTVAYHEAGHAVVGWFLEHADPLLKVSIIPRGKGLGYAQYLPKEQYLYTKEQLFDRMCMMLGGRVAEQIFFGRITTGAQDDLKKVTQTAYAQIVTFGMSKKLGQVSFDLGRQGEMIADRPYSEATAELIDQEARDLINSAYQRTVELITRCRDEVEKVGKRLLEKEVLEKSDMIDLLGPRPFPEKSSYEEFVEGTGSFEEDTTLPEGLKEWNQEKTEEPDATKQ